One Megalops cyprinoides isolate fMegCyp1 chromosome 17, fMegCyp1.pri, whole genome shotgun sequence DNA window includes the following coding sequences:
- the si:dkey-1h6.8 gene encoding uncharacterized protein si:dkey-1h6.8, with protein sequence MSVQEVQVGQEKVGLKRKLTGPPRLLLGKFRAKNQGENKIDGQAGIHSGVGDNNGMQGTTQDTPVDNGSLLVAVGDVQKPQSEQPETESEEAPANVFAGASGISSTSEENEVKGDPPGSGDTAKRRTGKTSWKQFWSPSLLCVKRQRNDPCGDGITGDTCQKRQTGCATKRAAGNSADPKDEQCDGETAHCHTDARSQRSDAFSAGTWATFRRLLMEPHGPRKPKEGRLEQAVPGREDKKRPKASFKKRVGRFFKRDGKKSLQGVDGSPQEPLGEDTTGLPGRPADHGQAAPATQEVDGLEADCHIRGSRSETLTVSVEVSAERAEGTEESDTAEASGKCLRRRKDEEECGGCPKEGVERNDRILKTDNALKNSGLTPVMEEPHTFGEDSNLSTDVGEEAGVKSLEGVVRAETDRIPEEAAMFEKGAIEENDCCYKISQERHMQDFLPLNTEAHNGIDLVRCYRTEIDGIVRNGPLVHTPEAILLPDLSVDEGMPCRETLLVQTACSVVKAAVKAALDQLRAEDDGTASSVHRGAQESQGHH encoded by the coding sequence ATGTCAGTACAGGAAGTCCAAGTTGGTCAAGAAAAAGTTGGGTTGAAGCGGAAGTTGACTGGCCCTCCCAGACTTCTTCTAGGCAAATTCAGGGCCAAGAACCAGGGTGAAAACAAAATAGATGGTCAAGCTGGAATACACAGTGGAGTGGGCGATAATAATGGGATGCAGGGTACCACGCAAGATACCCCTGTAGACAATGGTTCTCTGTTGGTGGCTGTGGGCGACGTCCAGAAACCTCAGAGTGAGCAGCCAGAAACTGAAAGTGAAGAGGCCCCAGCCAATGTCTTCGCTGGAGCCTCAGGAATAAGCTCCACCTCAGAGGAAAATGAAGTGAAGGGAGATCCCCCAGGCAGTGGGGATACAGCAAAAAGACGGACAGGGAAGACGAGCTGGAAGCAGTTCTGGTCCCCTTCTCTGCTCTGCGTCAAAAGGCAGAGGAACGACCCTTGTGGAGATGGAATCACTGGCGACACCTGTCAGAAGAGGCAGACTGGCTGTGCCACCAAGAGAGCCGCGGGCAACTCCGCCGACCCGAAAGATGAGCAGTGCGACGGTGAAACCGCCCACTGCCACACCGATGCTCGCTCGCAAAGAAGCGACGCATTCTCGGCCGGAACTTGGGCGACCTTCAGAAGGCTCTTGATGGAGCCTCACGGCCCCCGCAAGCCAAAAGAGGGACGTTTAGAACAGGCAGTGCCAGGCAGAGAGGACAAAAAGCGCCCGAAAGCTTCCTTCAAGAAAAGAGTGGGCCGCTTCTTCAAGAGGGATGGCAAAAAGTCTCTGCAGGGGGTGGATGGGAGCCCTCAAGAACCTCTAGGTGAGGACACCACGGGGCTTCCTGGTAGGCCTGCAGATCATGGACAGGCAGCACCCGCCACACAAGAAGTTGATGGTTTAGAAGCTGACTGTCATATCAGAGGGTCACGTTCAGAGACCCTAACAGTGAGTGTGGAGGTAAGCGCAGAGAGAGCTGAGGGAACGGAGGAGAGCGATACTGCTGAGGCTTCTGGGAAATGTTTGAGAAGGAGAAAGGATGAGGAAGAATGTGGGGGATGCCCCAAGGAAGGAGTGGAGAGGAATGATCGGATTTTAAAAACCGACAATGCCTTGAAAAACAGTGGCCTGACACCTGTGATGGAAGAGCCCCACACTTTTGGGGAAGACTCAAATTTGTCCACTGATGTGGGAGAAGAGGCAGGTGTCAAATCACTTGAGGGGGTAGTGCgtgctgagacagacagaattCCAGAGGAGGCTGCCATGTTTGAAAAGGGCGCGATAGAGGAGAATGATTGCTGTTATAAAATCTCACAGGAAAGACACATGCAAGACTTCCTGCCCTTGAACACTGAGGCGCACAACGGCATTGACCTTGTACGATGTTACCGCACTGAAATAGATGGGATAGTAAGAAACGGGCCATTAGTGCATACCCCAGAGGCCATCCTCCTCCCTGACCTCTCTGTCGATGAAGGCATGCCATGTCGTGAGACCCTGCTGGTGCAGACTGCTTGCTCTGTAGTCAAGGCAGCCGTCAAGGCTGCCCTGGATCAGCTCAGAGCAGAAGACGACGGTACTGCCTCAAGTGTCCACAGAGGGGCGCAAGAAAGTCAAGGCCACCATTAA